A single Actinomadura algeriensis DNA region contains:
- a CDS encoding TetR/AcrR family transcriptional regulator: MSSDIDVPSGEATQNGAAGTPARTSDRGAATRGALLAAARDVFCESGFAQAAVTDIVAKAGASVGSLYHHFNGKADLYLTLFEEFQGRQQERTRKAISAVRDAGETDPMRQFIAGAGAYLDGCLEERDVSRLFISGDGPPGFDRAMRQRLGKWARRNAALFHTADGGVDDALVMVLTGAMAGAVSDISLMEDEDAARRLAAEIMGIVGTIRNPRTAPPV, from the coding sequence ATGAGCAGCGACATCGACGTTCCCTCCGGCGAGGCGACACAGAACGGCGCCGCCGGGACGCCCGCGCGGACGTCCGACCGCGGGGCCGCGACACGCGGGGCCCTGCTGGCCGCGGCGCGGGACGTCTTCTGCGAGTCAGGGTTCGCGCAGGCCGCGGTGACCGACATCGTCGCGAAGGCCGGGGCCAGCGTCGGCAGCCTGTACCACCATTTCAACGGCAAGGCCGACCTGTACCTGACGCTGTTCGAGGAGTTCCAGGGCAGGCAGCAGGAGCGCACCCGCAAGGCGATCAGCGCCGTGCGGGACGCGGGGGAGACCGACCCGATGCGGCAGTTCATCGCCGGGGCGGGCGCCTACCTCGACGGCTGCCTGGAGGAGCGGGACGTCTCGCGGCTGTTCATCTCCGGGGACGGTCCCCCCGGGTTCGACCGCGCGATGCGGCAGCGGCTCGGCAAATGGGCCCGCCGCAACGCGGCGCTGTTCCACACGGCGGACGGCGGCGTGGACGACGCCCTCGTGATGGTGTTGACCGGCGCGATGGCGGGCGCCGTGTCCGACATCTCACTGATGGAGGACGAGGACGCCGCGCGACGGCTCGCCGCCGAGATCATGGGGATCGTCGGGACGATCCGGAACCCGCGTACGGCACCCCCTGTCTGA
- a CDS encoding DUF4245 domain-containing protein: protein MTDKTPDTETEAAPVKSGADAPEGAAAAGGEAGPRPIPVSPGVHKRLTTGLGGFTLAMGASLILALMIFVVTPRADEQILPTVDYGSQLWVMRNDAPFPVHSPEGLPAGWRPTSSRVHGLDGEAGGPVAWHLGFVTPGDEYAALEQSDEKASEYVPRMTNSSKPLGTMQVAGNTWKKYHRADKEANSLARTLPDGVSLVVTGTATYEELAVLAGSLKTQPKGGGIDPSSPASPPAAP from the coding sequence GTGACCGACAAGACCCCTGACACCGAGACCGAGGCGGCTCCGGTGAAGTCCGGCGCGGACGCCCCGGAGGGCGCCGCGGCCGCCGGCGGCGAGGCGGGCCCGCGGCCGATCCCGGTCAGCCCGGGCGTGCACAAGCGGCTGACCACCGGGCTCGGCGGTTTCACGCTGGCGATGGGCGCGTCGCTGATCCTGGCGCTGATGATCTTCGTGGTCACGCCGCGCGCCGACGAGCAGATCCTGCCGACGGTCGACTACGGCTCGCAGCTGTGGGTGATGCGCAACGACGCCCCCTTCCCGGTGCACTCGCCCGAGGGGCTCCCGGCGGGCTGGCGTCCGACGAGCTCGCGGGTGCACGGACTGGACGGCGAGGCGGGCGGGCCGGTCGCGTGGCACCTGGGGTTCGTGACGCCGGGCGACGAGTACGCGGCGCTCGAGCAGAGCGACGAGAAGGCGTCCGAGTACGTCCCGCGGATGACCAACAGCAGCAAGCCGCTCGGGACCATGCAGGTCGCCGGGAACACGTGGAAGAAGTACCACCGCGCCGACAAGGAGGCGAACTCCCTGGCGCGGACGCTGCCGGACGGGGTGAGCCTCGTTGTCACCGGGACCGCGACCTACGAGGAGCTGGCGGTGCTGGCCGGGTCGCTGAAGACGCAGCCGAAGGGCGGCGGGATCGACCCGTCGAGCCCCGCCTCGCCCCCCGCCGCCCCCTGA
- a CDS encoding exodeoxyribonuclease VII small subunit, with protein MSENEERAARPSYEQARDELADVVKRLEAGGLTLEESLALWERGEKLAALCEEWLEGARARLAAAMAQPEDGDTGAPF; from the coding sequence GTGTCGGAGAACGAGGAGAGGGCGGCCAGGCCCTCGTACGAGCAGGCCCGCGACGAGCTGGCCGACGTGGTGAAGCGGCTGGAGGCCGGCGGGCTCACCCTGGAGGAGTCGCTCGCGCTGTGGGAGCGCGGCGAGAAGCTCGCCGCGCTCTGCGAGGAGTGGCTCGAGGGCGCCCGCGCCCGGCTGGCCGCCGCGATGGCGCAGCCCGAGGACGGCGACACCGGCGCGCCGTTCTGA
- the xseA gene encoding exodeoxyribonuclease VII large subunit produces MAMETTAESPVPVRTVLQAVGGWIGKLGRIWVEGQITDLNARGGTVYMTLRDPVANMSVRLVGQRGVVEAAGPAVTDGARVVVHAKPDFWINRGTFSLSVLEIRPVGVGELLARLERLKKTLAAEGLFRPERKRPLPFLPGRIGLICGRESDAEHDVLQNARRRWPAVAFRVENTAVQGSYAVGEVMTALRTLDADPEIDVIIIARGGGAMEDLLPFSDEALVRAVSAARTPVVSAIGHEQDSPLLDLVADVRASTPTDAAKKTVPDVREQLQLVRQLRDRGRRCLAGGVERELAWLRSVRSRPALADPVREIERQSEQVTALRDRARRCLTGALDRAGDELSHTRARLLALSPAATLDRGYAIVQRADGAVVRDAAVVRAGEGLTVRVSSGRLGVTAAGPLDDDPAEQAKP; encoded by the coding sequence ATGGCGATGGAGACCACGGCCGAATCCCCGGTCCCGGTACGGACGGTCCTGCAGGCGGTCGGCGGCTGGATCGGCAAGCTGGGCCGCATCTGGGTCGAGGGCCAGATCACCGACCTGAACGCCCGCGGCGGCACGGTCTACATGACGCTCCGCGACCCGGTGGCGAACATGTCGGTGCGGCTCGTCGGGCAGCGCGGCGTCGTCGAGGCGGCGGGCCCCGCGGTCACCGACGGCGCGCGCGTCGTCGTCCACGCCAAACCGGACTTCTGGATCAACCGGGGCACCTTCTCGCTGAGCGTCCTGGAGATCCGGCCCGTCGGCGTCGGCGAGCTGCTCGCCCGCCTGGAACGCCTCAAGAAGACGCTGGCCGCCGAGGGGCTGTTCCGGCCCGAGCGCAAGCGCCCGCTGCCGTTCCTGCCCGGCCGGATCGGGCTGATCTGCGGGCGCGAGTCCGACGCCGAGCACGACGTCCTGCAGAACGCGCGGCGCCGCTGGCCCGCGGTCGCGTTCCGCGTGGAGAACACCGCCGTGCAGGGCTCCTACGCGGTCGGCGAGGTGATGACGGCGCTGCGCACGCTGGACGCCGATCCGGAGATCGATGTGATCATCATCGCGCGCGGCGGGGGCGCGATGGAAGACCTGCTGCCGTTCTCCGACGAGGCGCTCGTCCGCGCCGTCTCGGCGGCCCGCACCCCCGTCGTCAGCGCGATCGGGCACGAACAGGACTCCCCGCTGCTCGATCTCGTCGCCGACGTCCGCGCGTCCACCCCGACCGACGCGGCGAAGAAGACCGTCCCGGACGTGCGCGAGCAGCTCCAGCTCGTCCGGCAGCTGCGCGACCGGGGCCGCCGCTGCCTCGCCGGGGGCGTGGAGCGGGAGCTGGCGTGGCTGAGGTCCGTCCGGTCGCGGCCCGCGCTGGCCGACCCCGTCCGGGAGATCGAACGGCAGTCCGAGCAGGTCACGGCGCTGCGCGACCGGGCCCGCCGCTGCCTGACCGGCGCGCTCGACCGGGCGGGCGACGAACTGTCGCACACCCGCGCCCGGCTGCTGGCGCTCTCCCCCGCCGCGACGCTCGACCGCGGGTACGCGATCGTCCAGCGGGCGGACGGCGCGGTCGTGCGGGACGCCGCGGTCGTGCGGGCCGGCGAGGGGCTCACGGTGCGCGTCTCGTCCGGACGGCTCGGCGTGACCGCCGCGGGCCCCCTCGACGACGACCCCGCCGAGCAGGCGAAGCCGTAG
- a CDS encoding MarR family winged helix-turn-helix transcriptional regulator has protein sequence MTVPERELAEQLNLRLRHVVLMLRRATADQQVTAQQLSVLGSLEHGPRRMTELAAEHGVRLPTMTAQINRLERDALVERGRDGSDARVVTARLTATGRDVLTDGRERRIGYLAERFAGLTVEERAAVAAALPALDKLFSAG, from the coding sequence GTGACCGTCCCCGAACGCGAGCTCGCCGAGCAGCTGAACCTGCGGCTGCGGCACGTCGTGCTCATGCTGCGCCGCGCCACCGCCGACCAGCAGGTCACCGCACAGCAGCTGTCCGTGCTCGGCTCCCTCGAGCACGGGCCGCGGCGGATGACCGAACTGGCCGCCGAGCACGGCGTCCGGCTGCCGACGATGACCGCGCAGATCAACCGGCTGGAGCGCGACGCACTCGTCGAGCGCGGCCGGGACGGCTCGGACGCCCGCGTCGTCACCGCCCGGCTCACCGCGACCGGACGCGACGTCCTGACCGACGGGCGCGAGCGCCGCATCGGCTACCTGGCGGAACGGTTCGCCGGTCTCACCGTCGAGGAACGCGCGGCCGTCGCCGCGGCCCTGCCCGCCCTCGACAAGCTCTTCTCGGCCGGATGA